Proteins encoded in a region of the Vicia villosa cultivar HV-30 ecotype Madison, WI linkage group LG5, Vvil1.0, whole genome shotgun sequence genome:
- the LOC131602823 gene encoding fibrillin protein 5 homolog isoform X1 — protein MITKLVHSPLSDSHLSPLVCRTMNIVKLQRFIPVINRSRINTSRFGDKPLWFRPFTIIKVAGKSSGYGLLEDETLAQKKIELFQALEGINRGIFGIPSGKKLEIESLVEQLESQNPTPEPTLELDKVDGCWRLVYSTISILGSRRTKLGLRDFISLGDFFQIIDQAKNKAVNVVKFNAKGLTMLSGELTIEASFKIASKTRVDITFEKSTIIPDQLMNVFRKNYDILLSIFNPEGWLDITYVDDNMRIGRDDKGNIFVLERFEDNSNS, from the exons ATGATAACTAAGCTAGTGCATTCTCCATTGTCTGATTCTCATCTGAGTCCTCTGGTTTGTAGAACTATGAATATcgtgaaacttcaaagatttataCCTGTTATTAATCGTTCAAGGATAAACACTTCAAGATTTGGTGACAAACCATTATGGTTTAGACCCTTTACTATTATTAAAGTTGCAGGAAAATCCTCTGGTTATGGCTTACTTGAAGATGAAACACTTGCTCAGAAGAAAATAGAACTTTTCCAGGCTTTGGAAG GAATCAACAGAGGGATATTTGGAATCCCATCTGGCAAGAAGTTAGAAATTGAAAGTTTGGTGGAGCAGCTAGAATCTCAAAATCCAACTCCAGAACCAACTCTTGAATTGGATAAG GTGGATGGGTGCTGGAGGCTTGTTTACAGCACTATTTCAATTTTGGGATCAAGAAGGACAAAGTTAGGCCTAAGAGACTTTATCTCATTAGGTGATTTCTTTCAGATTATTGATCAAGCCAAG AACAAAGCAGTCAATGTGGTAAAGTTCAATGCAAAAGGGCTGACAATGTTGTCTGGAGAGCTTACTATTGAGGCCTCATTCAAGATTGCTTCCAAAACA AGGGTTGACATTACTTTTGAAAAATCCACAATCATTCCTGATCAG TTGATGAATGTGTTTCGAAAAAACTACGATATTTTGTTGAGCATCTTCAATCCAGAGGGGTGGCTAGATATCAC ATATGTTGATGATAACATGAGAATAGGAAGGGACGACAAAGGCAATATCTTTGTACTAGAAAGATTTGAAGATAATAGCAACTCCTAG
- the LOC131602824 gene encoding protein BOLA2, with amino-acid sequence MGVSKEQVESSLNSKLNPSHLEVIDISGGCGASFSVEIVSEQFEGKRLLERHRMVNAALEEEMKEIHALSVKKAVTPEQWKKQQESNQSNPAA; translated from the exons ATGGGTGTGTCAAAGGAACAAGTGGAATCATCTTTGAACTCCAAACTTAACCCTTCCCATCTT gAAGTAATCGATATATCTGGAGG GTGTGGTGCAAGTTTTTCTGTTGAGATCGTGTCGGAACAATTTGAAGGCAAAAGGCTACTTGAAAGGCATAGAATGGTGAATGCTGCATTAGAAGAGGAAATGAAAGAGATTCATGCTCTCTCTGTAAAGAAAGCTGTAACTCCAGAGCAGTGGAAAAAACAGCAAGAATCCAACCAATCAAACCCTGCTGCCTAG
- the LOC131602823 gene encoding fibrillin protein 5 homolog isoform X2, whose product MNIVKLQRFIPVINRSRINTSRFGDKPLWFRPFTIIKVAGKSSGYGLLEDETLAQKKIELFQALEGINRGIFGIPSGKKLEIESLVEQLESQNPTPEPTLELDKVDGCWRLVYSTISILGSRRTKLGLRDFISLGDFFQIIDQAKNKAVNVVKFNAKGLTMLSGELTIEASFKIASKTRVDITFEKSTIIPDQLMNVFRKNYDILLSIFNPEGWLDITYVDDNMRIGRDDKGNIFVLERFEDNSNS is encoded by the exons ATGAATATcgtgaaacttcaaagatttataCCTGTTATTAATCGTTCAAGGATAAACACTTCAAGATTTGGTGACAAACCATTATGGTTTAGACCCTTTACTATTATTAAAGTTGCAGGAAAATCCTCTGGTTATGGCTTACTTGAAGATGAAACACTTGCTCAGAAGAAAATAGAACTTTTCCAGGCTTTGGAAG GAATCAACAGAGGGATATTTGGAATCCCATCTGGCAAGAAGTTAGAAATTGAAAGTTTGGTGGAGCAGCTAGAATCTCAAAATCCAACTCCAGAACCAACTCTTGAATTGGATAAG GTGGATGGGTGCTGGAGGCTTGTTTACAGCACTATTTCAATTTTGGGATCAAGAAGGACAAAGTTAGGCCTAAGAGACTTTATCTCATTAGGTGATTTCTTTCAGATTATTGATCAAGCCAAG AACAAAGCAGTCAATGTGGTAAAGTTCAATGCAAAAGGGCTGACAATGTTGTCTGGAGAGCTTACTATTGAGGCCTCATTCAAGATTGCTTCCAAAACA AGGGTTGACATTACTTTTGAAAAATCCACAATCATTCCTGATCAG TTGATGAATGTGTTTCGAAAAAACTACGATATTTTGTTGAGCATCTTCAATCCAGAGGGGTGGCTAGATATCAC ATATGTTGATGATAACATGAGAATAGGAAGGGACGACAAAGGCAATATCTTTGTACTAGAAAGATTTGAAGATAATAGCAACTCCTAG